In Juglans microcarpa x Juglans regia isolate MS1-56 chromosome 8D, Jm3101_v1.0, whole genome shotgun sequence, the following are encoded in one genomic region:
- the LOC121241930 gene encoding uncharacterized mitochondrial protein AtMg00860-like — protein SFVVVFLDDILIYSRDLEEHACHLRLALGKLREHQLYAKLSKCEFWLEEVKFLGHVISQEGVAVDPSKVEAVLSWSRPSTVREIRSFLGLAGYYRRFVEGFSRLSGPLTALTRKNTEFVWSDKCERSFQELKRRLTTAPILALPEPHKPFVIFSDASKFGLGCVLTQEGRVVAYASRQLKIHERNYPTHDLELAAIVFALKIWRHYLYGEACEVYTDHKSLKHLFTQKNLNMRQRRWLELISDYQCEIKYHPGKANLVANA, from the coding sequence tcttttgtggtggtgtttcttgacgacattttgatttattctcgagatttggaagagcatgcttgtcaccttcgtctggcacttgggaaattaagagaacatcaattgtacgctaagttgagcaagtgtgaattctggttagaagaagttaaatttcttggacatgtgatttctcaagaaggggtggctgtagatcctagtaaagtagaagctgttttgtcgtggtctcgcccttcgacagttcgtgagatacgaagtttcttgggacttgccggttactatcgaagatttgtggaaggtttttctcgactatcaggacctctcactgccttgactaggaagaatactgagtttgtatggtctgacaaatgtgagagaagttttcaagagttgaagagaagattgacaacggcacctattttggcacttccggagccacacaagccatttgtgattttcagtgatgcatccaaattcgggttgggatgcgttcttacgcaagagggacgggttgttgcttatgcatctcgtcagttgaagattcatgaaaggaattatcccacgcatgatttggagttggcggcaatagtttttgcgcttaagatctggcggcactatctgtatggcgaagcctgtgaagtttatactgatcacaagagcttgaagcatctgtttactcagaagaatctaaacatgaggcagagacggtggttagagctaattagcgactatcagtgtgaaatcaagtatcatccagggaaggcaaatttagtcgctaatgcc
- the LOC121242319 gene encoding uncharacterized mitochondrial protein AtMg00810-like, which translates to MALIVYVDDVLLASNSLQDIDLLKKFLDDQFTIKDLGPLKYFLGLEVARSHTGISLCQRKYALDILQDTGLIGSKPAAFPMESNLKLTIDDSEPYEDPSAYRKLVGRLLYLTITRPDLAYSVQVLSQFLAKPTVNHHKAAVRVLRYLKATPGQGLFFPSTSELQLKAFSDSDWAGCIDSKKSITGFAVFLGNSLISWKSKKQATISRSSAEAEYRALATTTCEIQWLIYALQDLQIDHSQPTLLYTDSKSAMAIATNPVQHERTKHIQIDCHLVREKLQEKLIKLFYIPSRLQLADILTKPLGSLPFHHVLRKMNILNIHVHLEGGCWSLALHMIIWN; encoded by the coding sequence ATGGCATTAatagtatatgttgatgatgtacTGTTAGCCAGTAATAGTTTACAAGATATTGATCTGTTAAAGAAATTTCTGGATGAtcaatttacaattaaagaTTTGGGGccattgaaatattttcttggacTAGAGGTAGCAAGATCTCACACTGGGATCTCTCTTTGCCAACGAAAATATGCACTAGACATACTACAAGATACTGGCCTCATTGGTTCCAAACCTGCAGCATTTCCTATGGAATCAAATCTTAAACTAACTATTGATGATTCAGAACCATATGAAGATCCTTCGGCTTATAGAAAACTGGTTGGCAGATTGCTATACTTAACAATTACCAGACCAGATCTTGCCTATTCTGTCCAAGTTTTGAGCCAATTTTTGGCAAAACCGACAGTTAATCACCACAAAGCAGCAGTGAGGGTCCTCAGATACTTAAAGGCTACTCCTGGACAaggtttattttttccttcaacttcaGAACTTCAGTTGAAAGCTTTCTCAGATAGTGACTGGGCAGGCTGCATTGATAGCAAGAAAAGCATAACTGGTTTTGCAGTCTTCTTAGGAAATTCTCTAATCTCATGGAAGTCTAAAAAGCAGGCCACCATTAGTCGATCCTCTGCTGAAGCAGAGTACAGAGCTCTTGCAACTACAACTTGTGAGATACAATGGTTAATCTATGCACTACAAGACTTACAAATTGATCACTCTCAGCCAACACTCTTGTATACAGACAGCAAATCTGCTATGGCCATTGCCACAAACCCAGTACAACATGAGAGAACCAAGCACATACAAATTGATTGCCATTTAGTTCGAGAGAAGCTGCAGGAAAAGCTCatcaagttattttatattcCCTCTCGGCTACAGTTGGCAGACATACTTACAAAGCCACTTGGATCATTGCCTTTTCACCATGTCCTTCGCAAGATGAACATTCTTAACATTCATGTTCACCTTGAGGGGGGGTGTTGGAGTCTTGCATTACATATGATAATATGGAATTAA